Proteins encoded together in one Paenibacillus sp. J23TS9 window:
- a CDS encoding DUF4850 domain-containing protein has translation MKRIGFLKQGSQKSKRYILVVAAIVTLLFTTSLSNPKALLAEQQHETGQQNQTTAPPASGKSSDSDPDISEGRRPAVQCGVLKLKQSTEESIRQIPLYCVSGKFYGEEVPTNLPHKELPVLQDLPIPDSELTRWGAFFLNESSSHGYLMLAPRNWEVTTAETGMNGSVKIEMRDPSNPDIHMTYLDVGACQGCAIGMIGSYFPKMEKWADEQGFMADPPVFESRTQLNEHMVQFKLKKPAETFKTYGMAYRFVEQNNNQFTLLEIGAPEEKAQLAQTMLDFFARYPAAFAY, from the coding sequence ATGAAACGTATCGGCTTTTTGAAACAGGGGAGTCAGAAGAGCAAACGTTATATTCTGGTTGTAGCAGCAATCGTGACATTGCTGTTTACGACCTCGCTTTCGAACCCCAAAGCGCTGTTGGCAGAACAACAGCATGAGACAGGACAGCAAAATCAGACCACAGCGCCGCCCGCATCCGGGAAGTCGTCTGATTCAGATCCAGACATAAGTGAGGGCAGGCGGCCCGCGGTACAATGCGGTGTGCTTAAGCTGAAGCAGTCGACGGAAGAAAGCATCAGGCAAATTCCGCTCTACTGTGTATCCGGTAAATTCTATGGTGAGGAAGTTCCAACCAATCTTCCGCATAAGGAGCTGCCGGTACTGCAGGATCTTCCCATTCCGGATTCGGAATTAACACGATGGGGTGCATTCTTCTTGAATGAGAGCAGCAGCCATGGCTATCTCATGCTTGCTCCTCGCAACTGGGAGGTTACCACAGCGGAGACGGGAATGAATGGCTCGGTTAAAATTGAAATGCGCGATCCTTCGAATCCGGATATCCATATGACTTATCTGGATGTCGGGGCCTGTCAGGGATGCGCCATCGGAATGATTGGGAGCTATTTTCCGAAAATGGAGAAGTGGGCAGATGAACAAGGGTTTATGGCAGACCCGCCCGTGTTTGAGAGCAGAACGCAGCTGAATGAACATATGGTTCAATTTAAGTTGAAAAAGCCTGCGGAAACCTTCAAGACCTACGGGATGGCCTACCGGTTTGTTGAACAGAATAACAATCAATTTACATTGCTGGAGATTGGAGCACCTGAAGAAAAGGCACAGTTAGCACAAACCATGCTTGATTTTTTTGCCAGATATCCAGCGGCTTTTGCTTATTAG
- a CDS encoding DUF420 domain-containing protein: MDLYMLMPTVSTSFIVISAILVAIGWALIIQGKREAHKKVMICGAIAALLFFIIYVSRTAFVGNTSWGGSDEMKIYYQIFLIFHITLATIAAVFGITTLVLAFKEKFSKHRKWGRVTATIWFITAITGVAVYVLLYVLYPGGHTKPVWEVILGA; the protein is encoded by the coding sequence ATGGATTTATACATGCTAATGCCAACCGTCAGCACATCGTTTATTGTCATTAGTGCGATTTTGGTGGCAATTGGCTGGGCGCTCATTATTCAAGGAAAGCGTGAAGCCCACAAAAAAGTAATGATTTGCGGTGCGATTGCCGCGCTTCTGTTCTTTATCATCTACGTGTCCAGAACCGCATTCGTAGGGAATACGTCCTGGGGCGGTTCGGATGAAATGAAAATATACTATCAGATATTCCTGATCTTCCACATTACGCTGGCTACCATAGCTGCTGTATTTGGAATAACAACGCTGGTGCTCGCTTTCAAGGAGAAATTCTCGAAGCACCGGAAATGGGGAAGAGTCACGGCAACCATCTGGTTTATTACGGCCATCACCGGGGTAGCGGTATATGTGCTGCTGTACGTGCTGTATCCAGGCGGACATACCAAGCCGGTATGGGAAGTTATTTTGGGGGCTTAA